Genomic segment of Malus domestica chromosome 15, GDT2T_hap1:
CTAAATGAGCTGGTGGTGGGCAAGTGCTGTTGAAGCTGCCAAGGTAAGAACAAGTTACTATTTACTGTTCTAACTTCTTATGATTATCGTAAGTAATTATGAATTTAATTTGCAGAAGAAACACCAAGAAGATCGTTACGAACCACCAAGTATCCCCAAGAGCGTAGGGTTGGTGATCGGCATAACGGGTATAGTGGGCAACAGCCTCGCCGAAATCCTCCCGCTCTCCGACACTCCTGGCGGTCCATGGAAGGTTTATGGAGTTGCTAGGCGTCCGCGCCCGCACTGGAACGCAGACCACGCAGTGGACTATATACAGTGCGACATCTCAGACCCGGACGACACCCAAAAAAAGCTCTCCAAATTAAGTGACGTTACCCACATCTTCTACGTTACTTGGACTAACCGGTCCACTGAGAACGAAAATTGCGAGGCCAATGCCGCCATGTTGCGCAACGTTCTGCGCATCGTTATTTCAAACGCGCCGAATCTCCGTCACGTGTGCTTGCAAACAGGAACCAAACAATACATCGGACCATTCGAGACGTTTGGGAAAATTGATCATCATGACCCGCCTTGTTCGGAGGATCTGCCGCGATTGAACGCGCCTAATTTCTATTATGCCCTCGAGGACGTGTTACTGGAAGAGGTAGGGAAGAAGGAGGATATCACTTGGTCCGTCCATAGGCCCGGGGTTATTTTCGGGTTTTCGCCTTATAGTTTAGCGAACATGGTTGCCATGCTGAGTGTGTACGCGGCAATATGCAAGCACGAAGGGATGCCCTTGAAATTTCCCGGAAGCAAAGAGGCTTGGAACTGCTACTCTGATGCTTCCGATGCGGATCTGATAGCGGAGCAGCAGATATGGGCGGCGGTGGACCCATACGCCAAAAACAAAGC
This window contains:
- the LOC103415423 gene encoding 3-oxo-Delta(4,5)-steroid 5-beta-reductase-like; amino-acid sequence: MSWWWASAVEAAKKKHQEDRYEPPSIPKSVGLVIGITGIVGNSLAEILPLSDTPGGPWKVYGVARRPRPHWNADHAVDYIQCDISDPDDTQKKLSKLSDVTHIFYVTWTNRSTENENCEANAAMLRNVLRIVISNAPNLRHVCLQTGTKQYIGPFETFGKIDHHDPPCSEDLPRLNAPNFYYALEDVLLEEVGKKEDITWSVHRPGVIFGFSPYSLANMVAMLSVYAAICKHEGMPLKFPGSKEAWNCYSDASDADLIAEQQIWAAVDPYAKNKAFNVNNGDVFKWKQLWKVLAEQFEIEEYGFDEEGEKLSLAELMKVKEGVWEQIVKENQLEPMKLVEIGQWWLVDLVFGGEGLMTSMNKSKEHGFLGFRNSGNSFVSWIDKLKAFKIVP